One segment of Candidatus Fokinia solitaria DNA contains the following:
- the dnaJ gene encoding molecular chaperone DnaJ: MSDKDYYKVLGVSRSADTDEIKKAYRKLAMQYHPDRNNGDKKAEQKFKEINEAYETLSDSTKRASYDKFGSAGAGHGFSSANSSHDFSDFSDFFSGIFNEFSGGRRQKKRPMESPGADLKYDLSITLEDAYNGKKHPIEFRSYVRCGDCTGTGGKNGDKNFIECSHCKGSGTMQYQQGFFAVQNTCKYCNGCGYDLKNPCPTCKGTGRVQKDRSISVSIPKGIRSGDKIKIQNEGEAGIRGGMSGSLFVFIEVMGHEFYKRNGNDLECEVPVKFHVAALGGEVEFYNIDKNLIKIQIPEGTQSSAVFRLKQKGMPVVNYSNYGDLYVRIKVEVPTKLTESQKDILKHFAESTQDNSYPSVTGFFSRIRDMFK; this comes from the coding sequence GCTTGCTATGCAATATCATCCGGATAGAAATAACGGTGATAAAAAAGCAGAACAAAAATTCAAAGAAATAAACGAAGCTTACGAAACATTAAGTGATAGCACAAAAAGAGCGTCATATGATAAGTTCGGTAGTGCAGGTGCAGGACACGGGTTTTCTAGTGCAAACAGTAGTCATGATTTTTCTGACTTTTCTGATTTTTTCAGTGGTATCTTTAACGAATTTTCCGGTGGTAGAAGACAGAAAAAAAGACCTATGGAAAGTCCTGGCGCAGATCTAAAATATGACTTATCAATTACACTAGAGGACGCGTATAATGGAAAGAAACATCCAATAGAATTCCGCTCATATGTGAGATGCGGAGACTGTACTGGCACCGGCGGAAAAAATGGTGATAAAAATTTTATCGAATGCTCTCATTGTAAAGGAAGTGGCACCATGCAATACCAACAAGGATTTTTCGCAGTGCAAAATACATGTAAATACTGCAATGGTTGCGGGTATGATTTAAAGAATCCATGTCCGACTTGTAAAGGCACTGGAAGAGTACAGAAAGATCGTTCGATATCAGTATCGATACCTAAGGGCATTAGAAGTGGAGATAAAATAAAAATTCAGAATGAAGGAGAAGCAGGTATCAGAGGAGGGATGAGTGGCTCTCTATTTGTATTCATTGAAGTAATGGGACATGAATTTTATAAGAGAAATGGAAACGATCTAGAGTGCGAAGTGCCAGTGAAGTTCCATGTTGCAGCGCTTGGAGGAGAAGTAGAATTTTACAATATAGATAAAAATCTTATAAAAATACAAATTCCAGAAGGCACTCAATCAAGTGCAGTATTTAGATTAAAACAGAAAGGCATGCCCGTCGTCAATTACTCCAATTACGGAGATCTATACGTACGCATAAAAGTGGAAGTACCTACAAAGCTCACTGAATCTCAAAAAGACATCTTAAAACACTTTGCTGAATCTACACAAGATAACTCATACCCTAGCGTTACGGGCTTTTTTTCGAGAATTAGAGATATGTTTAAGTAA